The Deltaproteobacteria bacterium genome contains the following window.
TTCTATGGTGGAATATGTCGATGGATCGGTAATAGCGCAGCTCAGTGTGCCGGATATGAGGATACCCATAGCATATGCCCTTTCTTTTCCCGAAAGATTCCCCCATGGAGGTCATCGCCTTGATTTGTTGAAAATCGGTATCCTTGAATTTTTCAGCCCCGATGTTGATAAGTTTCCAAGCTTGAGGCTTGCCTATGAAGCTGGAAAAGCAGGGGGAACTATGCCGGCAGTTCTCAATGCGGCCAATGAGGTAGCGGTGGAGGCATTCTTAAACGAAACTATTCAGTTTACAAATATATCAAAAGTAATAGAAGAAGTACTTTCCTGTCATCAAATAAAGGAATTTCCTACCCTCGGAGAAATTCTTGAAGCAGACCTATGGGCCAGGGACAGTGCGAAAATAACTGTTGAAAGGATGAAGGTTTTATCGTGATAGGTATAAGCATTGTATCTGTAATAATATTGCTTGGTGTTCTCATTTTCGCCCATGAGGTCGGCCATTTCCTGGTGGCCAAATATTCGGGTGTTGGCGTACTGAAATTTTCCCTTGGATTTGGGCCAAGATTAATAGGGAAAAAGGTGGGGGAGACGGAATATCTTATTTCACTGATACCCCTTGGCGGTTATGTTAAACTCCTTGGTGAATCTGAAGGTGAGGAACTCTCGGAGGCGGATGCGAAAAGGTCTTTCCTGAAACAACCGGTCTCAAAAAGAATAGCCATTGTGGCCGCTGGTCCAATCTTCAATTTTTTGCTGGCCATTGTGATTTTTACCATTGTTTATATAGTCGGTGTTCCGACCCTGACCAACCAGATTGGTGGGGTTCAGGAGGGGTCTGCGGCAATTGAAGCGGGTATCGTGGAAGGAGATATCATTGCAGCAATCGACGGAAAAGAGATAACACGATGGGAGACACTTGCAGAAATCATTAGTAAAAGTGACGGCAGGGAATTGACGATCACAATAAGAAGGGATGATCAAATACGTGAAGTCGTATTAAAGCCAAGATTGACAAAAACAAAAAACATTTTTGGCGAAGAAATCGAGTCTTATAAGATGGGTATCAGTCCCTCATCACAACATACTGTAATTGAGAGAATGAATCCATTTACAGCCTTTTGGACAAGCCTGAAGCAAACGTGGTTCATAAGTAAGTTGACGGTAGTAAGCATTATTAAGATTTTTGAAGGTGTCGTTTCTCCGAAAACACTGGGTGGTCCCATTCTCATTGCCCAGATTGCCGGGGCTCAGGTAAAGGAAGGCATTATACCATTTGTGCTATTCATGGCTTTATTAAGTATCAATCTCGCTATTCTCAATCTATTTCCTATCCCCATCCTCGATGGGGGACACCTTTTATTCTATCTTGTAGAAATTGTAACCGGCAGGGAAGTCAATATTAAATGGAGAGAAATGGCTCAGCAAATCGGCTTCGTCATGCTGATAATTCTCATGATATTTGTTTTTATCATGGATATAGAGAGACTCAATATTAATTTATTTGACGATATAAATAAAGTATTTAGCCGATAATTATGTTGATTTTAGCAGTTGATACTTCTACAAAAACGGCTGGCATTGCGCTGCTCAATGATGATGATATACTGTTTGATATTTTCGTAAATCTGGGTGTAAATCATTCCATTGTGTTGTTGCCCGCCTTACATGATTTATGCGTACTGTCATGTGTAGACATTGGCAGTATTGATCTTTTCGTGTGCACAATAGGGCCTGGGTCATTTACAGGGCTTCGAGTTGGTGCAAGTACCGTAAAGGGACTTGCCATGGCAACAGATAAACCGGTTGTCGGTGTATCAACTCTGGACGCCTTGGCGTTTAATATCGTCGGCTCGGAGAAATTAGTGTGCCCTATGTTGGATGCAAAGAAAAACCAGGTCTATACGACACTCTTCAGGATTGGGCAAGATAGCATACTTGAAAAAATTGAAAGTGAAAAGGTGATTGATGTCGAGGAATTTTTACAGCGCATGTACGAAGATGTCATATTCGTGGGTGATGGAGCTATAAAATACGCCGGACTCATTAATGACATATTGCCAGGCAAATCTTTTTTCGCATCTTGTTGGCATCAATATGTGAGAGCATCAGCAGTAGGTCTTTTAGGGAGAAGAAAATATTCTGAAGGAGATGTTTTGGATTCTCTTACCTTTACACCGAGGTATCTCCGTCCTTCTGAGGCGGAGGTGAAACACACCTTACGGTAATTATTTACTTATCGGTGGGAAGATGCTCAGCGACCGAGGGAATATAAGGAATATGAAGTGTTGACAAGCGTTTTCGTTTAATATAAAAATAATAGCAGGAGGATGTATATATGGAAGAGGCTGATGAGCTCTTGATCAAAAAATATATTCATCAGGATGAGGAGTTAAGGAATTACATTGAAAATCACGAAAAACTTGAAGCGGATATTGAGAATTATAACAAGCGTATCTATCTGACGGCTGAGGAAGAAATTGAAAAGAAGAATTTACAAAAAAGGAAACTCCGGGGAAAAGAGCAGATATACAGAATCCTCCATAAGTACCGTGACTAGCCATTAGAGAGATCAAGGTAAACGCCATGAAGAGATTTTAAAGAGTGTATAATATAAAAAATGGATCATGACAGCATCATAGCCCGTGAGGGTCTTCCATTCATCGTACCGCTCGTTATTTTTACTATCGGGTTCGCTTTTTTCAATATCTTTTGGCTTGCATCTCTCTTTTTTATTGCTACTGCTTTTGTGACCTGGTTTTTCAGGAATCCTCAGCGAAAAGTACCCGATGATGCAAATGCCATTATATCTCCTGCAGATGGGGAAATTATTAAGATAGAAGGTGTTCTTGAAGGAGATTATCTCAAAGGTCCATCAAAAAAAATAAGTATATTCATGAATGTCTTTAATGTTCATGTCAACCGGATACCGTATTCGGGAACGGTGGAAAGCATACACTACAATAAAGGAGATTTTTTTTCTGCAAGTTTGGATAAAGCATCATTACATAATGAAAAAAATTCAATTATTATTAAAACCGATGACGGCAAAAAAATTTTAACGGTACAGATAGCAGGATTAATAGCAAGAAGGATCGAATGCTGGATAAAAGAAGGGATGTACGTTAACAAAGGCGAGCGATTTGGTCTTATACGATTCGGTTCGCGTCTTGAAGTCTTTCTTCCTTCCGATTCGATAACATCCGTAAAAGTGGGCGATAAGGTGAAGGCAGGAGAGACACTGATAGGATGGCTAAAATGAAAAAGAATGCCACATTTAAAAGAGAGCGTGTAAAAAAAGGAATATATTTATTGCCCAACCTCTTAACAACGGGAAGTATTTTTTGTGGATTTTATTCTATAATCGCCTCCATGAAAGGAGAATATTGGCTAGCGGCGGTAGCTATTTTGATAGCTTTCGTCCTTGATGGTCTGGACGGCAGAATTGCACGAATGACGAACACGACCAGCAAGTTCGGTTCGGAATACGACTCCCTGTCAGACCTGGTGGCCTTTGGTGTTGCACCGGCCATTCTCACCTATACGTGGGCTCTTTCAGTATACGGGAAATGGGGGTGGCTTGCAGCATTTCTTTTTGTCGTCTGTGGTGCACTACGTCTGGCAAGATTCAATATTCAGATAGGCTTAATTGAAAGCAAGGTTTTTAATGGGCTCCCGATTCCGGGAGCAGCCGCTGTTGTTGCAACCGGGATATTGCTTTTCTTCTACCTTGGAGGAGAGGGGAAATTTAATAATCTATCGATATTGATAGGTATGGTAATTTTAGCATTACTGATGGTAAGCAATATCAAATTTTACAGTTTTAAAGACCTAAACTATTTTTCAAGAAAGCCCTTCATGTCTTTTGTTTTGATTGTGCTTATCATGATTATTGTTATTGCAGAACCTCAGATTATGATGTTTACCTTTTCTTTCGGTTATAGTTTGTCCGGTCCGATATGGCTGATGATGAAGGTAGGCAAAAAGGCATACACAGAATTGAAG
Protein-coding sequences here:
- the rseP gene encoding RIP metalloprotease RseP, translated to MIGISIVSVIILLGVLIFAHEVGHFLVAKYSGVGVLKFSLGFGPRLIGKKVGETEYLISLIPLGGYVKLLGESEGEELSEADAKRSFLKQPVSKRIAIVAAGPIFNFLLAIVIFTIVYIVGVPTLTNQIGGVQEGSAAIEAGIVEGDIIAAIDGKEITRWETLAEIISKSDGRELTITIRRDDQIREVVLKPRLTKTKNIFGEEIESYKMGISPSSQHTVIERMNPFTAFWTSLKQTWFISKLTVVSIIKIFEGVVSPKTLGGPILIAQIAGAQVKEGIIPFVLFMALLSINLAILNLFPIPILDGGHLLFYLVEIVTGREVNIKWREMAQQIGFVMLIILMIFVFIMDIERLNINLFDDINKVFSR
- the tsaB gene encoding tRNA (adenosine(37)-N6)-threonylcarbamoyltransferase complex dimerization subunit type 1 TsaB; this translates as MLILAVDTSTKTAGIALLNDDDILFDIFVNLGVNHSIVLLPALHDLCVLSCVDIGSIDLFVCTIGPGSFTGLRVGASTVKGLAMATDKPVVGVSTLDALAFNIVGSEKLVCPMLDAKKNQVYTTLFRIGQDSILEKIESEKVIDVEEFLQRMYEDVIFVGDGAIKYAGLINDILPGKSFFASCWHQYVRASAVGLLGRRKYSEGDVLDSLTFTPRYLRPSEAEVKHTLR
- a CDS encoding DUF465 domain-containing protein, translated to MEEADELLIKKYIHQDEELRNYIENHEKLEADIENYNKRIYLTAEEEIEKKNLQKRKLRGKEQIYRILHKYRD
- a CDS encoding phosphatidylserine decarboxylase family protein, translating into MDHDSIIAREGLPFIVPLVIFTIGFAFFNIFWLASLFFIATAFVTWFFRNPQRKVPDDANAIISPADGEIIKIEGVLEGDYLKGPSKKISIFMNVFNVHVNRIPYSGTVESIHYNKGDFFSASLDKASLHNEKNSIIIKTDDGKKILTVQIAGLIARRIECWIKEGMYVNKGERFGLIRFGSRLEVFLPSDSITSVKVGDKVKAGETLIGWLK
- the pssA gene encoding CDP-diacylglycerol--serine O-phosphatidyltransferase, producing MKKNATFKRERVKKGIYLLPNLLTTGSIFCGFYSIIASMKGEYWLAAVAILIAFVLDGLDGRIARMTNTTSKFGSEYDSLSDLVAFGVAPAILTYTWALSVYGKWGWLAAFLFVVCGALRLARFNIQIGLIESKVFNGLPIPGAAAVVATGILLFFYLGGEGKFNNLSILIGMVILALLMVSNIKFYSFKDLNYFSRKPFMSFVLIVLIMIIVIAEPQIMMFTFSFGYSLSGPIWLMMKVGKKAYTELKSKGFRVYSKRMLKK